From Nocardioides daedukensis, the proteins below share one genomic window:
- a CDS encoding NAD-dependent epimerase/dehydratase family protein produces the protein MKVAITGGHGFLGWHTSCRLRSTRGIEPVRLNRAEYTDGTLFSAVGEADIVIHVAGVNRADSDTAVEAGNVELARLLADCIEKSGRAIHVVYANSIQAKLDNPYGRGKAAAAEILRTATDSNGGTMSDVLLPNLFGEHGRPGYNSFVATFASDVAQGGSPTVTGDREIELLHAQRAAEVLIRAAEERIDGPVEPRGVPRRIAKVLSMLVSFNELYASGEIPDLTDSFALDLFNTYRSYLRTDHFPIHPQIHADPRGELFETARTHGGTGQAFVSITVPGAMRGDHYHLNKVERFFVVKGEAEIKLRRLLHDEVLTYRLSGDQPGFVDMPTMWVHNIKNVGEGELITMFWADQLLDPVNPDQFPEKVTAEEATR, from the coding sequence ATGAAAGTCGCCATCACTGGGGGGCACGGGTTCCTTGGCTGGCACACGTCGTGTCGCCTGCGAAGCACGCGGGGAATCGAACCCGTTCGTCTCAATAGAGCGGAGTACACCGACGGCACGCTGTTCTCCGCAGTTGGTGAGGCGGATATTGTCATCCACGTTGCGGGAGTGAATCGCGCAGACAGTGACACGGCCGTCGAGGCTGGCAACGTTGAGCTGGCACGGCTCCTTGCAGACTGCATTGAGAAGAGCGGTCGTGCAATCCACGTGGTTTATGCGAACTCGATTCAGGCCAAACTGGACAACCCTTACGGGCGCGGCAAAGCTGCCGCTGCAGAGATTCTGCGTACCGCCACCGACTCCAATGGCGGGACCATGAGCGACGTGCTCTTGCCCAACCTGTTTGGCGAGCATGGGCGTCCTGGATACAACTCCTTCGTGGCAACGTTCGCGAGCGATGTCGCTCAGGGTGGGAGTCCAACAGTCACGGGTGACCGTGAGATCGAACTTTTGCACGCGCAACGTGCGGCCGAGGTGCTGATTCGGGCTGCTGAGGAACGCATTGACGGACCCGTCGAACCGCGTGGGGTCCCACGTCGCATTGCCAAGGTCCTCAGCATGCTTGTGAGTTTCAATGAGCTATATGCAAGTGGAGAGATCCCCGACCTGACGGACTCGTTCGCGTTGGACTTGTTCAACACCTATCGGTCCTATCTCCGGACAGACCACTTCCCGATCCACCCTCAGATCCACGCGGACCCCCGCGGCGAGCTATTCGAAACGGCGCGCACCCACGGCGGAACGGGACAGGCATTCGTGTCCATCACTGTGCCTGGCGCGATGCGTGGGGATCACTACCACCTGAACAAGGTCGAACGCTTCTTTGTCGTCAAGGGGGAAGCCGAGATCAAACTGCGGCGCCTGCTACACGACGAGGTGTTGACGTACCGTCTATCCGGAGATCAGCCGGGGTTTGTGGACATGCCAACGATGTGGGTACACAACATCAAGAATGTTGGCGAAGGCGAGCTCATCACCATGTTTTGGGCAGACCAACTGCTCGATCCGGTGAACCCGGACCAGTTCCCTGAGAAGGTCACTGCCGAGGAGGCAACGCGTTGA
- a CDS encoding NAD-dependent epimerase/dehydratase family protein, which produces MQARKIVLFGASGFVGSAVAQELAPQHDVVAVAAPRLSSVARTAAEVLDEADCIGDVDDLAAQLSGADVVINAAGNPDASSLDEDVLFGANALLPAILLKASNAAGVGRFVHISSAVVQNDKDTLDSTEDMRPFSPYSASKVTGELVVRALSKPTVEIVRYRPPSVHAPERRVTRMIGRIASSPAATVARPGDQGTPQALLLNVAAAIAFLATTDVRPPAVVHHPSEGVTVTNLMVDLSGGQVPRRLPRWLAKALVAVAKRLGRIHRPTAANARRVELLWLGQAQAESWLSDVGWVPPVGRNGWKALAAVTKS; this is translated from the coding sequence ATGCAGGCTAGGAAAATCGTTTTGTTCGGTGCGAGTGGTTTCGTGGGGTCGGCGGTGGCACAGGAACTGGCTCCCCAGCACGATGTTGTGGCGGTTGCGGCTCCAAGGCTGTCTTCCGTGGCCCGGACCGCAGCCGAGGTCCTCGACGAGGCGGACTGCATCGGCGATGTGGATGATCTGGCTGCCCAACTCAGTGGTGCCGACGTAGTGATCAACGCAGCTGGCAATCCTGATGCATCGTCGCTGGACGAGGACGTGCTTTTCGGTGCGAACGCGCTTTTGCCAGCGATTCTGCTCAAGGCCTCGAACGCTGCCGGGGTTGGGCGATTCGTACACATCAGCTCGGCCGTGGTCCAGAATGACAAAGACACTCTGGACTCGACGGAGGACATGCGGCCGTTCTCGCCGTACTCCGCGTCGAAGGTGACCGGCGAGCTGGTTGTACGGGCGCTCAGCAAGCCGACCGTTGAAATTGTGCGCTACCGACCGCCGTCAGTGCACGCGCCCGAGCGACGCGTAACGCGAATGATCGGGCGAATCGCGAGCTCGCCCGCCGCTACGGTTGCGCGCCCAGGTGATCAGGGCACGCCGCAGGCGTTGCTGCTCAACGTTGCCGCAGCTATCGCCTTCCTCGCTACGACTGATGTGCGTCCGCCAGCTGTGGTCCACCACCCATCTGAAGGTGTGACCGTCACCAACCTGATGGTCGACCTATCTGGCGGGCAGGTGCCTCGTCGCCTACCCCGTTGGCTTGCGAAGGCGCTGGTGGCTGTCGCAAAGCGACTGGGTCGGATACATCGACCAACTGCAGCGAACGCACGCAGAGTGGAACTGTTGTGGCTCGGTCAAGCCCAAGCAGAGAGTTGGCTGTCCGACGTGGGCTGGGTCCCGCCAGTTGGTCGCAATGGATGGAAGGCGTTGGCTGCGGTGACAAAGTCATGA
- a CDS encoding glycosyltransferase → MCQDVVIDCAGAAMGGAARFLKELDAWIGEGTNGPKIIGRDQSLSPSWLVKRERHICDSAQRIALNNVSFILGRGPRTVLLRNALHFATAGELAGLGYDLPPAIKVQIPIVRAAVRRADTVVVPCTAMADRVARFVPKVAERIVVRPHPVASRPWAGFGVSGKELLMPILNAPYKNLEFHLANVLEASQEATLDRVYVTAEATEFSGQLRSDPRVEFVGQLSASDLDRYWQLCRAIYFPTQLESFGYPLAEARANGRRVVALNTSQNREIAGSALAAFELDDRDSLAAAIDDAMGVTRSPDRETFDPNSYFSWLTGGGAHEK, encoded by the coding sequence ATGTGCCAGGACGTTGTCATTGATTGTGCGGGTGCCGCGATGGGTGGTGCTGCACGCTTCCTGAAGGAACTTGACGCATGGATTGGGGAGGGGACCAATGGCCCCAAGATCATTGGGCGTGATCAATCGCTCTCGCCGTCGTGGCTAGTGAAGCGTGAACGGCACATATGCGATTCGGCGCAGCGGATCGCGCTGAACAACGTGAGCTTCATCCTCGGCCGGGGACCGCGGACTGTCTTACTGCGCAACGCTCTTCACTTCGCGACGGCAGGAGAGTTGGCCGGACTTGGCTACGATTTGCCACCGGCGATCAAGGTACAGATCCCTATAGTTCGCGCCGCTGTGCGGAGAGCGGACACGGTGGTCGTCCCGTGCACCGCTATGGCCGACAGGGTTGCAAGGTTCGTGCCAAAGGTGGCCGAGCGCATTGTGGTGCGCCCGCACCCTGTGGCGTCCAGGCCCTGGGCTGGGTTCGGTGTCAGCGGGAAGGAACTCCTGATGCCCATCCTGAACGCTCCCTACAAGAATCTTGAGTTCCACCTCGCCAACGTTCTTGAGGCAAGCCAGGAGGCAACTCTGGACCGCGTCTATGTCACTGCGGAGGCTACCGAGTTCTCTGGACAGCTACGGTCAGATCCTCGGGTCGAGTTTGTGGGCCAGCTCAGCGCTTCTGACCTTGATCGTTACTGGCAGCTATGTCGAGCCATCTACTTTCCCACTCAACTTGAGTCCTTTGGTTATCCATTGGCGGAGGCACGAGCCAACGGACGACGAGTGGTAGCTCTGAACACGAGCCAGAATCGGGAGATCGCTGGGTCGGCGCTCGCGGCCTTCGAGTTGGATGATCGAGACTCGCTAGCGGCCGCAATCGATGACGCAATGGGTGTAACTAGATCACCGGACAGAGAGACCTTCGACCCGAACTCATACTTCTCTTGGCTGACGGGCGGCGGCGCTCATGAAAAGTGA
- a CDS encoding glycosyltransferase family 2 protein, with product MPAIYTPESGPPQKSVGVSVIVLTKNESLNIVRCLASVAWADQVLVVDSGSTDETVQLACDSGAEVVETTWRGFGAQREYALRLDVLQNNWIFFVDADEWVSGELAREILQAISSGSDKVAYWMFFRLVFQGRWIQHCGWYPSSRIIRLMDRRRVRFGSSKFSEHPDVQGSVGRLQSDLVDDDQKGLSAWLHKHVDYAELESQRRLAPAPGKSARREHESRLRYLLKDRVAGNVPMRPLVQFIYMYVLKRGFLDGSAGFAFCFYHAWFQFAVSNLQAETNRVGPTRS from the coding sequence ATGCCGGCGATCTACACGCCAGAATCGGGGCCCCCGCAGAAGTCAGTGGGTGTTTCAGTCATCGTCCTCACGAAGAATGAATCCCTCAACATTGTCCGATGCTTGGCCTCGGTGGCTTGGGCGGATCAAGTGCTGGTAGTCGATTCCGGTTCCACAGACGAAACAGTCCAACTTGCTTGTGATAGTGGTGCTGAAGTGGTTGAGACAACTTGGCGCGGATTCGGAGCTCAGCGGGAATACGCTTTGCGGCTAGACGTTCTACAAAACAACTGGATTTTCTTTGTCGATGCAGACGAATGGGTCTCCGGGGAACTGGCTCGTGAAATATTGCAAGCGATCAGTTCAGGATCGGATAAAGTCGCCTATTGGATGTTTTTTCGGCTAGTATTTCAAGGTCGATGGATTCAGCACTGTGGTTGGTATCCAAGTTCCCGAATCATACGGTTGATGGATCGCAGAAGAGTGCGCTTCGGATCTTCAAAGTTCAGCGAGCATCCTGACGTACAAGGCAGCGTGGGTCGGCTACAAAGTGACTTGGTGGATGACGACCAGAAAGGCTTGTCCGCCTGGCTGCATAAACACGTGGACTACGCCGAGCTTGAATCGCAGCGACGTCTTGCTCCAGCTCCAGGTAAGTCAGCGCGTCGAGAGCATGAATCGCGATTGCGGTACCTGCTGAAGGATCGTGTCGCCGGGAACGTGCCCATGCGTCCGTTGGTTCAGTTCATATACATGTATGTTCTGAAACGTGGCTTTCTTGATGGAAGTGCAGGCTTTGCCTTCTGTTTCTATCACGCATGGTTTCAGTTTGCTGTCTCGAATCTCCAGGCCGAGACAAACAGAGTTGGGCCAACTCGCAGTTGA
- a CDS encoding oligosaccharide flippase family protein encodes MPNVRSRARRFRQSPTIQAIIRTAGFNVVNTVLAGVGGILVARVLGASGRGDYAVLMTWLGLALIVGELGQTASVTYHVARNPERARDYVATSVRTMIVSGLLCLPLAFVFAKYLSDGRDARESAFQILALVLPVAFVAASFTFALQATRIDLWNWVRFSQPFVWFMVLVPLAYFGGVSLTHLMWIYLSSVVLQFGIALWFCKKTSLLRGRYEGKFLRPMLVYGLSHLASTLPAGLIRQLDVLFLAVFVSASQVGHYAVAVAYASLSFPLAAAVGSVLFPRQARLGSPNRTLRRSVFLVSLATMLCMVPMILVAPFLLPLVFGDDFSASVSILWFLFPSLLALSANQVCGDLLRGMGKPQSVAWATWISLVVLVVLLFFLVPSSGIRGAAISTSIAQVVACGTLMFLLFRKNSGVLEEGANL; translated from the coding sequence ATGCCAAATGTTCGAAGTAGGGCTCGTCGGTTCCGCCAGTCGCCGACAATACAGGCGATTATTAGGACTGCAGGATTCAATGTAGTTAACACCGTACTTGCGGGCGTCGGTGGAATTCTGGTGGCCCGTGTTCTCGGAGCTAGCGGCCGAGGCGACTACGCGGTCCTAATGACGTGGTTGGGGCTGGCACTCATTGTCGGCGAACTAGGTCAGACGGCGTCGGTGACCTATCACGTGGCACGGAACCCCGAACGAGCGCGTGACTATGTGGCGACCTCGGTGCGGACCATGATCGTATCGGGTCTACTTTGTCTTCCTCTGGCCTTTGTCTTTGCCAAGTACCTCAGTGACGGAAGAGACGCTCGAGAGTCGGCATTTCAAATTCTCGCCCTGGTTCTTCCGGTGGCATTTGTGGCAGCCAGTTTCACGTTCGCCCTGCAGGCGACCCGAATCGATCTCTGGAACTGGGTTCGGTTCTCCCAGCCGTTCGTGTGGTTTATGGTCCTTGTCCCGTTGGCGTACTTCGGGGGCGTTTCTCTGACGCATCTGATGTGGATTTATCTGAGTTCGGTGGTCCTGCAATTTGGGATCGCACTCTGGTTCTGCAAGAAGACAAGCCTTTTAAGAGGGCGTTATGAGGGCAAATTCTTACGCCCCATGCTTGTCTACGGACTTAGCCACTTGGCCTCGACCCTTCCTGCCGGTCTGATTAGACAGTTGGATGTTCTATTCTTGGCAGTCTTTGTTTCTGCGTCACAAGTAGGTCATTACGCGGTTGCGGTCGCATACGCATCTCTAAGTTTTCCGTTAGCGGCGGCGGTGGGGAGTGTTCTTTTTCCTCGGCAGGCGCGATTGGGATCGCCTAACCGGACTCTGCGGCGTTCAGTATTCCTTGTTTCTCTCGCGACCATGCTCTGTATGGTCCCGATGATTCTGGTCGCTCCCTTCCTGCTGCCCCTTGTTTTTGGCGACGATTTCTCTGCCTCCGTGTCGATCCTATGGTTCCTATTCCCTTCTCTTTTGGCTCTCTCGGCCAATCAGGTGTGCGGCGACCTTTTACGTGGTATGGGCAAGCCACAGAGCGTGGCCTGGGCGACGTGGATCAGTCTCGTCGTCCTCGTCGTCCTTCTGTTTTTTTTGGTTCCATCATCTGGAATACGAGGGGCGGCGATCAGTACTAGTATCGCGCAAGTCGTGGCGTGCGGAACCCTGATGTTCCTGTTGTTTCGCAAGAATTCTGGCGTCTTGGAAGAAGGTGCAAACCTATGA
- a CDS encoding glycosyltransferase family 4 protein, giving the protein MKIAFVTQWYDPEVGSAAIPGAIVRALKQRGHDVEVVTGFPNYPHGRLYDGYRVRPYKRETIRGVTVHRVPLYPSHDGSAARRVLNFLTFMISASTLGAAVARRSQVTLVYSTPGTVGLVGIVLRKLMRRPFVLYIQDVWPDTLTATGMLPSRLAGPAEWLLHKFCNQVYRSAGRIAVISPGMKTLLVGRGVDSEKIDVVYNWVDEDLFQVAPSAVNDKAFEVMYAGSIGDVQGLEVAVRAIARVGGESNVVLRLVGTGVATDRLEKLASELGVSGRVVFEGPRNIDEMSATMATAHVQLVCLKDDPLFHLTMPSKIQAILATGCPLITCAPGDAAELTMASGAGWAVPAGDDSALAEAFREASRLSAVELRGLGTAGRSYYESQLSSRVGSQRLEAALAKAAGTDRHAG; this is encoded by the coding sequence ATGAAAATCGCCTTCGTGACTCAGTGGTACGACCCCGAAGTCGGCTCGGCAGCCATCCCAGGGGCGATTGTGCGCGCTCTCAAGCAGCGCGGCCATGACGTAGAGGTGGTCACAGGGTTTCCGAACTATCCGCACGGCAGGCTGTACGACGGCTACCGGGTCCGTCCATACAAGCGGGAGACGATTCGTGGCGTGACGGTTCATCGCGTCCCGCTCTATCCGAGCCACGATGGTTCCGCGGCGCGCAGAGTGCTGAATTTCCTCACCTTCATGATCAGTGCCTCGACGCTTGGTGCTGCGGTCGCGCGGCGATCACAGGTCACGCTCGTCTACTCAACACCTGGAACAGTCGGACTGGTTGGCATCGTCCTGCGGAAGTTGATGCGTCGCCCGTTCGTGCTCTACATCCAAGACGTTTGGCCCGACACTCTGACGGCGACCGGCATGCTTCCTAGTCGTCTGGCTGGGCCCGCAGAGTGGCTCCTTCACAAGTTCTGCAATCAGGTCTATCGCTCAGCCGGGCGCATAGCTGTCATCTCTCCGGGCATGAAGACGCTGCTGGTGGGCCGTGGCGTTGATTCGGAAAAGATTGACGTCGTCTACAACTGGGTCGACGAGGATCTCTTCCAAGTTGCGCCGTCGGCTGTGAACGACAAGGCTTTTGAGGTTATGTACGCCGGGAGCATCGGTGATGTTCAGGGTTTGGAGGTCGCGGTGCGCGCGATTGCCCGAGTCGGGGGCGAGTCCAACGTCGTTCTCCGACTCGTTGGCACCGGTGTTGCCACCGATCGACTGGAGAAACTTGCATCAGAGTTGGGTGTCTCCGGTCGGGTGGTCTTTGAAGGGCCACGAAACATCGATGAGATGTCGGCAACTATGGCCACAGCGCACGTTCAGCTTGTTTGCCTGAAGGACGACCCGCTGTTTCACCTCACCATGCCCAGTAAAATCCAGGCAATCCTCGCTACGGGGTGTCCACTAATCACCTGCGCGCCGGGGGATGCGGCAGAGCTCACGATGGCATCGGGCGCCGGTTGGGCAGTCCCTGCAGGGGATGATTCGGCGCTCGCCGAAGCGTTCAGGGAGGCATCGCGTCTGTCCGCAGTTGAGCTTCGAGGTCTAGGCACAGCCGGCAGGAGCTACTACGAATCGCAATTGTCATCGCGAGTTGGCTCTCAACGACTCGAGGCGGCACTCGCCAAGGCAGCAGGGACGGATCGTCATGCAGGCTAG
- a CDS encoding glycosyltransferase family 4 protein: MTYPRVLLLAPSRSLGGGIERYVSTVVDGFEANDVHYERVDLRTGEASTRLADYFRVWRAGWRWGRRNIGKPLTIVVAHRTLLALALVLRKLLRQDATISVVLHGNDIWTSRRRNEMRMLRAHDVRAVAVSAYSSGALAQHVNATILPPGVSREWFEELQRAGRDRTREASDDHIVMTSFRLNQWIDKGLPVLVAAIESVELPVRIVLCGSGRVPPELTTYLSDHPCVTLRVGIPDADLADQMSAADLFVLATRTRQGDSASGEGFGLVLLEAQLAGTPVIGPAFGGSHDAFVEGITGLSPVDETIESLAESIKLLLQDNAMRAQFAKSGQKLARARFDPSNYSALLLRRLL, translated from the coding sequence ATGACTTACCCACGCGTGCTACTGCTCGCTCCCTCGCGCAGCCTCGGGGGCGGTATCGAGCGATATGTGTCTACAGTCGTTGACGGTTTCGAAGCCAACGATGTGCACTACGAGCGGGTGGATCTGCGTACGGGCGAGGCCTCCACGCGTCTCGCTGACTACTTCAGAGTGTGGCGGGCAGGGTGGCGTTGGGGTCGGCGCAATATTGGTAAGCCCCTCACGATCGTGGTGGCCCATCGAACACTTCTTGCTTTGGCCTTGGTCTTGCGCAAACTGCTCCGTCAGGACGCAACAATCTCCGTGGTCCTGCACGGTAATGACATCTGGACCTCGAGGCGGCGCAATGAGATGCGGATGCTCAGAGCGCACGACGTTCGTGCCGTAGCTGTGAGCGCATATAGTTCTGGGGCCCTCGCTCAGCACGTCAATGCGACCATCTTGCCTCCAGGGGTGAGTCGGGAATGGTTTGAAGAATTGCAGCGAGCCGGGAGGGATCGGACTCGGGAGGCATCAGATGACCACATCGTTATGACCTCTTTCCGCCTCAATCAGTGGATCGACAAGGGTCTGCCAGTTCTTGTTGCTGCTATTGAGTCCGTTGAGCTTCCAGTCCGAATAGTGTTGTGTGGTAGCGGCCGAGTCCCTCCTGAACTGACGACCTACCTGAGTGATCATCCGTGCGTCACGCTTCGGGTGGGCATTCCGGATGCTGACCTTGCCGATCAGATGTCGGCGGCCGACCTATTCGTTCTAGCCACTCGCACTCGGCAAGGGGACTCGGCAAGCGGGGAGGGATTCGGACTGGTTCTTCTGGAGGCGCAACTGGCGGGGACTCCAGTCATCGGTCCGGCCTTCGGAGGTTCACATGATGCATTTGTAGAGGGCATAACGGGGCTGTCGCCGGTCGATGAGACCATTGAGAGTCTCGCAGAGAGCATCAAACTGTTGCTGCAGGACAATGCTATGAGGGCGCAGTTTGCGAAGTCTGGTCAGAAACTCGCCCGGGCACGGTTCGATCCCTCCAACTATTCGGCTCTTTTGCTTCGTCGATTGCTTTGA
- a CDS encoding glycosyltransferase has protein sequence MTIDNVPRVSIVVSHPIQYFTPLFNALSKFDSFELDVVYGNDAGVRSQYDPGFDLNHSWDIDLVSGHSHRFISQGDVSRLRLGVLSLYGLFKVTRGRDLVVIHGYTEPVSIAAVLVCWVLRVPYLLRMDTSERAKHPWFSLRSWWPRLVARLAHGGLAVGQRNMSVLRGLGVRDPKLVRFAIDDARFRQARVVDGANRRIVRETLGLPADAVLVVYAGKFVQLKGVHDLLAAVAELDVHLVCIGDGVEMSAMRDSAPRGKVTFTGFKNQTEIPAYLGVADVVVLPSHYEPWGLIINEAMAAGCVPVTSDAVGCSPDLVEGVGWVHRPGDVDGLRVALQNATKSVGSADVARRVSERVAIFSLRNSVADFELALVGYLGARD, from the coding sequence ATGACGATCGATAACGTACCGCGGGTTTCCATTGTTGTATCCCATCCTATTCAGTATTTTACGCCGCTCTTCAATGCCTTGAGTAAATTTGATAGCTTTGAGCTTGACGTTGTGTATGGGAACGACGCCGGCGTGAGAAGCCAGTATGATCCGGGATTTGACCTGAATCATTCATGGGATATCGACTTGGTGTCTGGACACTCTCACCGCTTCATATCCCAAGGCGACGTATCGCGTCTTCGTCTAGGCGTCCTGTCTCTCTATGGACTTTTCAAAGTCACCAGAGGCCGTGATCTTGTTGTGATTCACGGTTACACGGAGCCAGTCAGCATTGCGGCCGTCTTAGTTTGCTGGGTGTTGCGAGTCCCGTACCTGCTGCGCATGGACACGTCTGAGCGAGCGAAGCACCCTTGGTTCAGCTTGCGTTCGTGGTGGCCCCGACTTGTTGCCCGGCTAGCCCACGGTGGCCTTGCTGTGGGGCAACGCAACATGAGTGTGTTGCGAGGGCTTGGTGTGCGCGATCCCAAATTGGTCCGGTTCGCGATCGATGACGCGCGTTTTCGACAGGCGAGAGTTGTTGACGGCGCCAACCGCCGGATAGTTCGGGAAACGCTTGGGTTGCCCGCAGATGCTGTTCTAGTGGTGTATGCGGGAAAATTTGTCCAATTGAAGGGCGTGCACGATTTGTTGGCTGCCGTGGCGGAGTTGGACGTGCATCTAGTCTGTATCGGTGACGGTGTGGAGATGTCGGCAATGCGCGATAGTGCACCGAGAGGAAAGGTCACGTTCACCGGGTTCAAGAATCAGACTGAGATTCCTGCCTACCTCGGAGTCGCTGATGTGGTCGTTCTGCCCAGCCATTATGAGCCTTGGGGACTCATTATCAATGAGGCCATGGCTGCTGGCTGCGTCCCTGTTACCTCGGACGCCGTTGGTTGTTCTCCAGATCTCGTCGAGGGCGTGGGCTGGGTGCACCGACCTGGTGATGTCGACGGTCTGCGTGTTGCGCTTCAAAACGCGACGAAGTCGGTAGGGAGTGCTGACGTTGCTCGTCGTGTGTCAGAGCGCGTGGCCATCTTTTCCCTGCGCAACAGTGTCGCTGACTTTGAATTAGCGTTGGTGGGGTACCTAGGCGCACGCGACTAG
- the wecB gene encoding non-hydrolyzing UDP-N-acetylglucosamine 2-epimerase, translated as MTIVGTRPEIIRLARVIQRLDATSGIEHVLAHTGQNYDHNLNQVFFDDLGLRAPDHYLNVDTASLGAVLGGTLIAVEKVLIDEKPDAVLVLGDTNSCIAAVMAKRMRIPVYHMEAGNRCFDENVPEETNRRMVDHVADFNLVYTEHARRNLLAEGLHPRRILLTGSPMREVLERYRPQIDASVVLSALELAPQQYFLVSAHREENVDSPERLRMLLSCLSAVREQWNLPIIVSTHPRTRKRLEQLDGYTKPHGVTFLEPFGFHDYNKLQLEAACVLSDSGTIAEESSILGFPAVTLRDAIERPEALDAGAILMTGLALQAVLTNVAASMADPNTGDHLPAGYEVRDTSRRVVAFMLSTAGLHHQWAGIRRSEG; from the coding sequence ATGACAATCGTGGGCACCCGTCCGGAGATAATCCGCTTGGCACGCGTAATCCAGCGACTCGACGCCACGTCTGGGATCGAGCATGTGCTCGCTCACACCGGACAGAACTACGACCATAATCTCAACCAGGTCTTCTTCGACGACCTAGGACTGCGGGCACCAGACCACTACCTCAATGTAGACACGGCGTCCCTGGGAGCCGTGCTGGGTGGAACGCTGATCGCAGTGGAGAAAGTCTTGATCGACGAAAAGCCCGATGCGGTGCTCGTACTCGGCGACACAAACTCGTGTATTGCCGCGGTGATGGCGAAGCGGATGCGCATCCCCGTCTATCACATGGAGGCTGGCAATCGATGCTTCGATGAGAACGTCCCCGAAGAAACGAACCGACGCATGGTTGACCATGTCGCCGATTTCAATCTCGTCTACACGGAGCACGCGCGTCGGAATCTCTTAGCGGAGGGCCTCCACCCGCGACGCATCCTGCTGACCGGTTCACCGATGAGGGAGGTCTTGGAGCGTTATAGGCCTCAAATTGACGCCTCAGTCGTTCTGTCCGCGCTTGAGCTCGCCCCGCAGCAGTACTTCCTGGTTAGCGCCCACCGCGAGGAAAACGTCGACTCGCCCGAACGGTTGAGGATGCTCCTTTCCTGTCTCTCCGCAGTGCGGGAGCAGTGGAATTTGCCGATCATCGTTTCAACGCACCCCAGGACGCGCAAGCGGCTCGAGCAGTTGGACGGCTACACAAAGCCGCACGGGGTCACTTTCTTGGAACCATTCGGGTTCCATGATTACAACAAACTTCAGCTCGAGGCCGCGTGTGTTCTCTCCGACAGCGGCACCATTGCTGAGGAATCCTCCATCCTCGGTTTCCCGGCCGTGACACTGCGCGACGCTATCGAGCGACCCGAGGCACTGGACGCTGGTGCGATTTTGATGACGGGGTTGGCTCTGCAGGCCGTATTGACGAACGTCGCAGCTTCGATGGCGGATCCGAACACGGGCGACCATCTGCCAGCAGGATACGAGGTACGCGACACTTCTCGTCGAGTTGTCGCCTTCATGCTCTCCACAGCGGGACTGCACCACCAGTGGGCCGGCATTCGCCGGTCGGAAGGCTGA
- a CDS encoding CgeB family protein, which produces MRIGIVGPQHPDSFADNLMHCLPDLDVQPVALGTPRMHSQSARLNQLNDLASESVFRWDERQQRRFAERAIEAECDAILSVTARLLPQTVQLIRGAGIPIALWFPDAVSNLGRQLMLAADYSTVYFKDPELVRRLRQQTELSVEYLPEACNPAWHRPSGQGQTTNSVAVVGNMYPSRVRVLDRLLADDIPIALYGSGFPRWMPQRAIHAHHTGRSVTRDEKARVFQQSRAVLNNLHPAENGANCRLFEAAASGAAILCEHREPIADLFDCETEIITYESYADLLVKARRLLADPGFGRTLGAAASHRALSEHTYQHRLRRILTDLV; this is translated from the coding sequence ATGCGTATAGGCATCGTGGGACCACAACACCCCGACTCGTTTGCCGATAATCTGATGCACTGCCTGCCGGACTTGGACGTTCAACCTGTCGCTCTAGGGACTCCAAGGATGCATAGCCAGTCCGCGCGATTGAACCAACTCAATGACCTTGCCTCAGAGTCAGTCTTCCGATGGGACGAGAGACAACAGCGAAGGTTTGCTGAGCGCGCCATAGAGGCTGAGTGCGACGCCATCCTAAGCGTCACGGCCCGACTCCTACCCCAAACGGTGCAACTCATCCGCGGGGCCGGCATTCCAATTGCGCTTTGGTTCCCAGACGCAGTGTCGAACTTGGGGCGCCAACTCATGCTGGCTGCCGATTACAGCACGGTCTATTTTAAAGATCCAGAACTCGTGAGGCGTCTGAGGCAGCAGACAGAACTATCGGTCGAGTACCTCCCTGAAGCCTGCAATCCTGCATGGCACCGCCCGAGCGGGCAGGGTCAGACTACGAACTCAGTGGCTGTCGTTGGAAATATGTACCCATCGCGAGTTCGAGTGCTGGATCGATTACTCGCGGACGATATTCCCATTGCCCTTTATGGAAGCGGCTTCCCAAGATGGATGCCCCAGCGTGCAATCCACGCACACCACACAGGCCGTTCGGTGACCCGCGATGAGAAGGCGCGCGTCTTTCAGCAATCACGAGCTGTCCTCAACAACCTTCATCCGGCAGAAAACGGAGCCAACTGTCGTCTGTTCGAAGCCGCCGCGAGCGGCGCAGCGATCCTGTGCGAGCACCGAGAACCCATCGCCGATCTTTTTGATTGCGAAACTGAAATCATCACGTACGAGTCGTACGCGGACCTCTTGGTCAAAGCCCGCAGGCTCTTGGCTGATCCAGGGTTCGGTCGCACACTTGGGGCGGCTGCTTCTCATCGGGCGTTGAGTGAGCACACATACCAGCACCGCCTGCGACGCATCTTGACCGACTTGGTCTAG